From one Triticum urartu cultivar G1812 chromosome 3, Tu2.1, whole genome shotgun sequence genomic stretch:
- the LOC125544801 gene encoding la-related protein 6A-like has product MDGQASHPVAVAPESLPQPPPHLETEAEDDPVVVPDASDAASSEPSKVGALSTSPLIKAEDDPVVVPDSVELASSEASVVSAGGVVPPPPPSRPLDAEEDPLIVPDTSEAVPSGATNVGTGSVVPLLPSPPLEAEDDPLIVPVIDASSEASDVVTSGVVLTDELRDKIVKQVEYYFSDENLPTDEFMLKFVMKNKEGLGNVPLGVVASFRKMKKLVQDHSTIEAALRTSSKLVVSSNGKRVRRLHPLPCNELKDVKKRTVVVENLPLDFALESVQEKFGSVGKIMKITIHDPHAVGESATSKKPDFMLSNKVHAIVEYEAVEAAEKAVATLNDERNWRTGMRVILLAKRSVVGSGKNIQSSKENHGTCLRKNNEGQFSKEVQQSVSEKNGGADSGEVASDKENVNSDVNHEEVRQHQRANASGGRKGRYRSQGKGLSGQGHGSSPTIPGSDSANKPISGPRMPDGTRGFTMGRGRSLPLPKAEKAQKTEE; this is encoded by the exons ATGGACGGCCAGGCTTCACACCCCGTCGCCGTCGCACCCGAATCCCTGCCGCAGCCACCTCCGCATctggagacggaggcggaggatGACCCCGTCGTCGTCCCCGACGCCTCCGATGCCGCTTCTTCGGAGCCTTCCAAGGTCGGCGCCCTTTCGACGTCGCCTCTTATTAAGGCGGAGGACGACCCGGTCGTCGTCCCCGACTCCGTCGAACTCGCTTCTTCCGAGGCCTCCGTGGTTAGCGCAGGTGGTGTagtgccgccgccaccgccgtcgcGGCCTCTTGATGCGGAGGAGGATCCCCTCATCGTCCCCGACACTTCCGAGGCCGTTCCTTCGGGGGCCACCAATGTTGGCACAGGTAGCGTGGTGCCCCTGTTACCATCTCCACCTCTTGAGGCGGAGGACGACCCCCTCATCGTCCCCGTTATTGATGCCTCTTCGGAGGCCTCCGACGTGGTTACCTCTGGTGTCGTGCTTACGGACGAGCTCCGTGACAAGATAGTTAAACAG GTGGAGTACTACTTCAGTGATGAGAATCTTCCCACAGATGAGTTTATGTTGAAATTTGTGATGAAGAACAAGGAGGGCCTTGGTAATG TTCCGCTTGGAGTTGTTGCATCATTCAGAAAAATGAAGAAACTTGTTCAGGACCACTCGACAATTGAAGCTGCCCTTAGGACATCATCCAAGCTG GTTGTGAGCTCTAATGGGAAAAGGGTCAGAAGGTTACATCCCTTACCATGCAATGAATTGAAAGACGTGAAG AAAAGGACTGTTGTGGTGGAAAATCTACCTCTGGATTTCGCCCTGGAGAGTGTACAGGAGAAATTTGGATCAGTTGGCAA AATTATGAAGATAACCATCCATGATCCACATGCAGTTGGTGAATCTGCAACATCGAAGAAGCCTGACTTCATGTTGAGTAATAAG GTACATGCCATTGTTGAGTATGAAGCAGTGGAGGCAGCTGAGAAGGCT GTGGCAACCTTAAACGATGAGAGGAACTGGAGAACTGGGATGAGAGTCATACTCCTGGCTAAACGAAGTGTAGTGGGATCAGGAAAGAATATCCAGTCTTCAAAAGAAAATCATGGCACATGTTTGAGAAAGAACAACGAGGGCCAGTTTTCAAAAGAAGTACAGCAGTCGGTATCAGAAAAAAATGGTGGTGCTGATTCAGGAGAGGTTGCTTCAGATAAGGAGAATGTGAACTCTGATGTTAACCATGAG GAAGTGCGCCAACACCAAAGGGCAAATGCTAGCGGTGGTCGAAAAGGCAGATACAGAAGCCAAGGAAAAGGCCTGAGTGGACAAG GGCATGGCTCATCCCCTACTATTCCTGGTTCTGACTCTGCAAACAAGCCTATTTCTGGGCCAAGAATGCCGGATGGAACAAGGGGCTTCACAATGGGGCGCGGGAGATCGCTTCCACTTCCGAAAGCTGAGAAGGCCCAGAAGACTGAGGAATAG